The uncultured Carboxylicivirga sp. genomic interval TTACTACATAAACAGCTAGTGCCAATACAATAATGCTGATGATTATTAATGTTGTGCTCATGATTTTGCGTTTTCGGTGTTTAATGCATCTAAAGGATGATGTTTTAGTTTACGATCTTTTACAGCTAGTGGGGTGACAGGTACCTTCGATTTAGCGTTGAAAATCATATCGTGCCCCACACATAAACCAATCATAATATTGAGCTCCGTTTCGTTCTGATGCAGGTATTCAGCCTGACCGGCCGGATTACACGATGTGCCTTTATAACCGGGTACCAAATCATTAAACTTTACTTTCCCTAGTTTACAATTGGCTTTCGCCACCTCTAAATGATTTGAGGTAAGAATTT includes:
- a CDS encoding DUF1847 domain-containing protein, which gives rise to MRQKMRENQDYIKLYNAEDKSILKIAEDSLNPKIDRVSEIIAYCHQAGIKKVGIANCIAFEKQTEKLEQILTSNHLEVAKANCKLGKVKFNDLVPGYKGTSCNPAGQAEYLHQNETELNIMIGLCVGHDMIFNAKSKVPVTPLAVKDRKLKHHPLDALNTENAKS